A single window of Ancylomarina subtilis DNA harbors:
- a CDS encoding OmpA family protein has product MRILIGASLSLCLLLNIACSPKYYARKGDAMFDKGQYYKAQSYFDKAYNKSKDHDFRSDVAYKAGLSFEQINELRKAAGWYKKAVRRRDSFPEALIHLAQVEIKNGDVEDAEETFAIYKDYVPENLRGDEERLVSVFEKLKEWKENPQAYKVRPMDMLNTRASEFAPLYLSGDTNIIVFTSTRKGGLGIKKDGVTGDKYSNLFRSEYTNEIKRDVKNKRGRVVDVKTVFKDEFAWQRPVRLGDSVNSVLNDGAACIDLERNVLYFTSSRKVDGEDQGTKIYRVAMQGDEWAGLQKVDLVPDSLSVGHPSISADGETLYFASDMAGGYGGNDIWMVKSEGGSWGSPINMGSDINTDRDELFPYIRDNGMLYFASDRLDGMGGLDLYVAKPRGQVWDVENMKYPINSEADDFSIVFQSGRNKGLFASSRNKGNDDIFSFEKLEIDPTIIEIAEGKIHFDEGLVGKRVRVQVESDKGEKSNISLGEKGEFKLPIHADTKYTVTVSGDDFLTEKKVIDAGNMDEKLNVDLNFELKGVGVPIRLKNVLFGFNEWVLTDEAKEALNDLVETMKTHSDILIELSSHTDFVGNEQVNDSISKLRAQVCVDYLVDEGVDSARLKALSYGENKPWVVKQEGQDKYPFLKVGDVLSKEFIDGLSTDEQKQVALQMNRRTEIKIKRIDKKSKSRFDRSKRSKR; this is encoded by the coding sequence ATGAGGATTTTAATCGGAGCTAGTTTAAGTCTTTGTTTGCTACTTAATATTGCCTGTTCGCCCAAATATTACGCCCGAAAAGGCGATGCAATGTTTGATAAGGGCCAATATTATAAAGCACAGTCGTATTTTGATAAGGCTTATAACAAATCAAAAGATCATGATTTCAGATCAGATGTGGCATATAAGGCGGGACTTAGTTTCGAACAAATTAATGAGCTCAGAAAAGCGGCTGGTTGGTATAAAAAAGCTGTTCGAAGAAGAGATTCTTTTCCGGAGGCTTTGATTCATTTGGCTCAGGTAGAGATAAAGAATGGAGATGTTGAGGATGCTGAAGAAACTTTTGCCATTTACAAGGATTATGTGCCCGAAAATTTGAGAGGGGATGAGGAAAGATTGGTTAGCGTTTTTGAGAAACTGAAGGAGTGGAAAGAGAACCCTCAAGCTTATAAGGTTCGTCCGATGGATATGCTTAATACACGAGCGAGCGAATTTGCACCATTGTATTTGAGTGGAGATACAAATATTATCGTTTTTACCAGTACCCGAAAAGGTGGTTTGGGAATTAAGAAAGATGGGGTTACAGGTGATAAGTATTCTAATCTTTTTCGTTCAGAATATACCAATGAGATTAAGCGGGATGTTAAGAATAAAAGAGGTCGGGTTGTTGATGTGAAAACGGTATTTAAGGACGAATTCGCATGGCAAAGACCTGTAAGATTAGGCGATAGTGTAAATTCTGTCCTGAATGATGGGGCTGCATGTATCGATCTTGAAAGGAATGTGTTGTACTTTACATCTTCAAGGAAAGTAGATGGAGAAGACCAAGGGACAAAGATTTATCGCGTAGCGATGCAAGGAGACGAATGGGCTGGTTTGCAGAAAGTAGATTTGGTTCCTGATTCACTATCAGTTGGACATCCTTCGATTTCGGCAGATGGTGAAACGCTTTATTTTGCATCGGATATGGCAGGGGGTTATGGTGGAAATGATATATGGATGGTGAAGTCGGAAGGTGGAAGTTGGGGAAGTCCAATTAATATGGGGTCAGATATTAATACTGATAGGGATGAACTGTTCCCATATATCCGCGATAACGGGATGTTGTATTTTGCATCCGATAGGTTAGACGGAATGGGAGGTCTTGATTTGTATGTTGCTAAACCCAGAGGACAAGTATGGGATGTTGAGAATATGAAATATCCTATAAATTCTGAAGCTGACGATTTTAGTATTGTTTTTCAGTCAGGTCGGAATAAGGGACTTTTTGCATCATCTAGAAATAAGGGGAATGATGATATCTTTTCTTTTGAGAAGCTTGAGATTGATCCTACGATTATAGAAATAGCAGAAGGTAAAATTCATTTTGACGAGGGTTTAGTCGGTAAGAGAGTTCGTGTGCAAGTTGAATCAGATAAAGGAGAGAAATCGAATATCAGTTTGGGAGAAAAGGGTGAGTTTAAATTACCAATTCATGCTGATACAAAATATACAGTGACCGTTTCGGGGGATGATTTTCTTACCGAAAAGAAAGTTATCGATGCTGGAAATATGGATGAAAAGTTGAATGTCGATTTGAACTTTGAGCTTAAAGGAGTTGGGGTTCCAATCCGATTGAAGAACGTTTTGTTTGGATTTAATGAGTGGGTTTTGACTGATGAGGCAAAGGAGGCTTTGAACGATTTAGTTGAAACAATGAAAACGCATTCTGATATTCTGATAGAACTGAGTTCGCATACTGATTTTGTAGGCAATGAACAGGTGAACGATAGTATTTCGAAATTGAGAGCACAGGTTTGTGTTGATTATTTGGTTGACGAAGGGGTTGATTCAGCTCGACTGAAGGCTTTGAGCTATGGGGAAAACAAGCCTTGGGTTGTAAAACAAGAAGGACAAGATAAATATCCATTCTTAAAAGTGGGTGATGTTTTGAGTAAAGAATTTATTGACGGATTAAGTACGGATGAGCAGAAGCAGGTTGCCCTTCAAATGAACAGAAGAACAGAAATCAAAATAAAGAGAATTGATAAGAAGTCAAAGTCAAGATTTGACAGATCAAAAAGATCGAAGAGATAG
- a CDS encoding M16 family metallopeptidase: MLFETHTLSNGIRLIHRQVDQKVAHCGIILNTGSRDETDAEWGLAHFIEHVIFKGTSKRKAYHILNRMEDVGGELNAYTTKEETCIYATFLDKDYKRALELISDISFNSTFPEKELEKEKEVVLDEINSYKDSPSELIFDDFEDLIFKHHPIGRNILGTPENIKKFKKGNIQNFIKNNYHTDQMVISSVGNISFKKLVKMVDTFFGSIPENIRTNKRVKPQIYKPRTLVVEKNTHQRHCILGNIAYDLNDDKRIPLSLLTNLLGGPGMNSRLNLSLRERHGLAYNIESNYSPYVDTGVVSIYFGTDKGYLDKCLSLIYKEMDLLCTKKLGAMQLKRAKNQILGQIAISCENNENLMLSVGKSYLLYDKIDSQQVIYDKIESITAEELLEVSNEILNKDNLTTLMYK; the protein is encoded by the coding sequence ATGCTTTTCGAAACTCACACATTATCAAATGGTATCCGTTTAATTCATCGCCAAGTGGATCAAAAAGTGGCCCACTGTGGAATCATTCTAAATACTGGTTCCCGTGATGAAACTGATGCTGAATGGGGGCTTGCTCACTTTATTGAGCATGTTATTTTCAAAGGAACGAGCAAACGTAAGGCCTATCATATCTTAAACAGAATGGAAGATGTGGGTGGAGAACTCAATGCTTACACCACAAAAGAAGAGACTTGTATTTACGCAACATTTCTGGATAAGGATTATAAACGCGCTTTGGAATTAATTAGCGATATCAGTTTTAACTCAACCTTCCCTGAAAAAGAATTAGAAAAGGAGAAAGAAGTTGTTTTGGATGAGATTAACTCTTATAAGGACAGCCCTTCGGAATTGATTTTTGATGATTTTGAGGATTTAATATTCAAACACCATCCTATTGGGCGAAATATTTTGGGAACACCTGAAAACATCAAAAAGTTTAAAAAAGGAAATATCCAGAACTTTATCAAGAACAACTACCACACCGACCAAATGGTTATTTCGTCAGTTGGAAACATTTCTTTTAAGAAATTGGTTAAAATGGTAGACACCTTCTTTGGATCTATTCCGGAAAACATACGCACAAACAAGAGAGTAAAACCACAAATATACAAGCCCAGAACACTGGTTGTAGAAAAGAATACACACCAGCGTCATTGCATTTTAGGAAACATTGCCTACGACTTAAACGATGACAAACGCATTCCCCTATCTCTTTTAACCAATCTTTTGGGAGGACCGGGAATGAATTCACGTTTGAATTTAAGCCTGAGAGAAAGACATGGCTTAGCCTATAATATCGAATCGAACTATTCACCTTATGTTGATACCGGTGTTGTCAGCATTTATTTCGGCACCGACAAAGGTTATCTGGACAAATGCCTGTCTCTTATCTATAAGGAAATGGATTTGCTCTGCACAAAAAAACTCGGAGCAATGCAATTAAAACGTGCCAAGAACCAGATTCTTGGTCAGATTGCTATTTCCTGTGAAAACAACGAAAACTTGATGCTCAGCGTTGGGAAAAGCTATCTCCTTTACGACAAAATCGATTCTCAACAAGTTATTTACGATAAAATCGAAAGCATTACTGCAGAAGAACTCCTTGAAGTATCAAACGAGATATTAAACAAAGACAATTTGACCACTTTGATGTATAAATAA
- a CDS encoding metallophosphoesterase, which yields MLLILVSVLINIAWLIKPSFRIKGFVLFLSVFLCVCVSQAQKKKRLDSGAFSSYDKIFKGDVDKINLPNYVDGPHFFWLSDDRVKVWYVSHKHAENSIDVKEKLVKIKKDSILFKGLYGDRNRYWLKKKKIVSPKAEYSGVDSIMVVGDVHGEFDTMKTLLIANQVIDKKGNWQFGKNHLVFVGDIFDRGDQVTEALYFIQILSRKAQEQGGCVHLILGNHEVMILMNDTRYISGKYRNMSKRLLTNYYNFFAENTDMGRWLRSLNSVIKINDKLFVHGGLSHDVVEKNLSIDQINEDIRYSLLNARSMSAKELKQKIYFPGNPLWYRGYMRESRYYSRITDKELDEVLSFYGAKQIMFGHTELDEIKFFYQKKICALNVPMGYLQFRPQILLIVGDHFYRCLLDGEKEYIK from the coding sequence ATGTTGCTTATTTTGGTATCGGTATTGATAAATATTGCCTGGTTGATCAAGCCATCTTTTAGGATAAAAGGATTTGTTCTGTTTTTATCTGTTTTTTTGTGTGTTTGTGTTTCTCAGGCCCAGAAGAAAAAACGATTGGACTCAGGTGCGTTTTCTTCCTATGATAAAATATTTAAAGGTGATGTGGATAAGATTAATCTGCCCAATTATGTAGATGGTCCGCATTTCTTTTGGTTGTCAGATGATAGGGTTAAGGTCTGGTATGTTTCGCACAAACATGCAGAGAACTCAATAGATGTTAAAGAAAAGCTTGTAAAGATTAAGAAAGATTCGATCCTGTTTAAGGGCTTATACGGTGATAGAAATCGATATTGGCTTAAGAAAAAGAAAATTGTCTCGCCTAAGGCTGAATATTCAGGGGTCGATTCAATCATGGTTGTGGGCGATGTTCATGGTGAATTTGATACAATGAAGACGCTTTTGATTGCCAATCAGGTTATTGATAAAAAAGGCAATTGGCAGTTTGGTAAGAATCATCTTGTTTTTGTTGGCGATATTTTTGATAGAGGAGATCAGGTGACTGAAGCCTTATATTTTATTCAAATATTATCTCGAAAAGCGCAGGAACAAGGAGGGTGTGTTCATCTGATATTGGGAAATCATGAGGTGATGATATTGATGAATGATACCCGGTATATATCGGGTAAGTATCGGAATATGAGTAAGCGTTTGCTAACGAATTATTATAATTTTTTTGCTGAAAATACAGATATGGGACGTTGGTTGAGATCTTTGAATTCAGTAATAAAAATAAATGATAAGCTTTTTGTTCATGGCGGTTTATCACATGATGTGGTTGAAAAGAATTTATCGATAGATCAAATTAACGAGGATATTCGATACAGTTTGCTCAATGCCAGAAGCATGTCGGCTAAAGAATTGAAGCAAAAGATTTATTTTCCAGGAAACCCATTGTGGTATCGGGGTTATATGAGAGAGTCGAGGTATTATTCTAGAATAACAGATAAGGAACTGGATGAGGTTTTAAGTTTTTATGGTGCGAAACAGATCATGTTTGGTCATACCGAACTTGATGAGATCAAGTTTTTCTACCAGAAAAAAATATGTGCCCTTAATGTTCCAATGGGATATCTACAATTCCGACCACAAATATTATTAATAGTTGGCGATCATTTTTATCGCTGTTTGTTAGATGGAGAGAAGGAGTATATAAAGTAG
- a CDS encoding sigma-54-dependent transcriptional regulator: MTSKLRILILDDNPLYLKLASQRLEKDFIVFTALCPTDAFDLLSEERIDVLICDYNLPETNGIEVVKNIKALHPGTDVIMISGGIEEQYIVDAFDAGVIDFLPKPFDYTTLKISIERTKNFLSLKKKSWEVEQRNSFLTRKLNGQDSVGLLYCSESMQYVQSQIEELAKDDSISVIITGEIGLYKDSIARKIHNLSCRRKKHFAAVNMAAVTDAMFETRFFGYDKAVVKEARKDELGWFEIAKGGSLFFDEIVDLSIYQQTKLNSVLQNRRYCKIGSRRYEGVDARIITACSVDLDGLKAKNTLRSDLLQKLTGYNLNIPPLRERREDIPLLMNYFIRHFSEKMRKVIHGFDVFAESKLVEYDFPGNTQELSNLIERAVILCEGDTLNLDHFPSVIAQKDEQVAIINSFDLGLIERDIIVRALKECGYNKTKASQLLNLNWNALHRRLQKFKIVIPEEVG, from the coding sequence ATGACTAGTAAATTAAGAATACTGATTCTTGATGATAATCCTCTTTATTTGAAGCTTGCATCTCAAAGGCTGGAAAAAGATTTTATTGTCTTTACGGCATTATGCCCAACTGATGCTTTTGATTTGCTATCTGAAGAAAGAATAGATGTTTTAATTTGTGATTACAATCTGCCAGAAACAAATGGTATTGAGGTTGTGAAGAATATAAAAGCTCTTCATCCCGGAACAGATGTTATCATGATTAGTGGAGGGATTGAGGAACAGTATATTGTTGATGCTTTCGATGCCGGAGTTATTGATTTTTTACCAAAGCCTTTTGATTACACAACTCTGAAAATATCAATAGAACGGACTAAGAATTTTCTTTCCTTGAAAAAGAAAAGCTGGGAAGTGGAGCAGCGGAATTCTTTTCTAACCAGGAAACTTAATGGGCAAGATTCGGTAGGTTTACTCTATTGTAGTGAATCAATGCAATATGTTCAGTCTCAAATTGAGGAATTGGCCAAGGATGATTCTATTTCTGTGATTATAACGGGTGAAATTGGCTTGTATAAAGATTCTATTGCTCGCAAGATTCATAACTTAAGTTGTAGGCGTAAGAAACATTTTGCGGCTGTTAATATGGCTGCTGTGACTGACGCCATGTTTGAGACACGATTTTTTGGCTATGATAAAGCAGTTGTAAAGGAGGCTCGAAAAGATGAATTGGGTTGGTTTGAGATTGCTAAAGGTGGAAGTCTTTTTTTTGATGAGATTGTTGATCTGTCAATTTATCAGCAAACCAAGTTGAATTCGGTACTTCAAAATAGAAGATACTGCAAGATTGGGTCAAGAAGATATGAGGGGGTTGATGCTCGTATAATTACAGCCTGTTCGGTTGATTTAGATGGTTTAAAAGCGAAGAATACTTTGCGTTCCGACTTGCTTCAGAAACTAACTGGATATAATTTGAATATACCTCCACTTCGAGAAAGACGGGAAGATATTCCCCTATTGATGAATTATTTTATCCGTCACTTTTCAGAAAAAATGCGTAAAGTCATTCATGGGTTCGATGTGTTTGCAGAGAGTAAGCTGGTAGAGTATGATTTTCCAGGGAACACACAAGAGTTGTCGAACCTGATTGAAAGAGCTGTTATTCTTTGTGAAGGAGATACTTTAAATTTGGATCACTTCCCTTCGGTTATTGCTCAGAAAGATGAGCAGGTTGCTATTATCAATAGTTTTGATCTGGGTTTGATCGAACGGGATATTATTGTGCGAGCCTTGAAAGAGTGTGGTTATAATAAAACGAAAGCATCCCAACTTCTTAATTTAAACTGGAATGCATTGCACAGGAGGCTGCAGAAATTTAAGATTGTTATTCCTGAGGAGGTCGGGTGA
- a CDS encoding histidine phosphatase family protein — MLKYLFQIVFFLQISTVALFAQQAETNLPFTTVQDIDAHLQDQFKKKGERILQIYLIRHAKPNLKKKFFCSADQAQNYLENYNRAPVCEFPSGYVNIALTKPHQIYCSSLPRSQETALSLFGNSYPVVSDSVFREFELKIVNASSIIKIPLDLWKGISRISWVLGFNHQGIESFKKAKERVVFSTDNLEKLANQEETAILVGHGMINAAIAKELKRRGWTIVQKKGHLNLGATILQKVVSL, encoded by the coding sequence ATGCTGAAATATCTGTTTCAAATTGTGTTTTTTCTTCAAATTTCAACTGTGGCTCTATTTGCTCAACAGGCTGAGACGAATTTGCCTTTTACTACAGTTCAAGACATTGATGCGCATCTTCAAGATCAGTTTAAGAAGAAGGGGGAGCGGATTCTTCAGATTTATCTGATTCGACATGCAAAACCCAATTTGAAAAAGAAGTTCTTTTGTTCTGCTGATCAAGCGCAGAATTATCTCGAGAATTATAACAGGGCTCCGGTTTGTGAGTTCCCTTCAGGTTATGTGAATATCGCATTAACTAAACCTCACCAAATCTATTGTTCTTCCTTGCCACGGTCACAAGAAACTGCCTTGAGTTTATTTGGGAATTCTTATCCGGTTGTATCCGATAGTGTGTTTAGAGAGTTTGAATTGAAGATTGTAAATGCCAGTTCTATTATAAAAATACCATTGGATTTGTGGAAAGGGATCAGTCGTATTTCCTGGGTTTTGGGTTTTAATCATCAGGGCATAGAGAGTTTCAAAAAAGCTAAAGAACGAGTTGTTTTTTCGACTGATAATTTAGAAAAGCTTGCTAATCAGGAAGAAACTGCTATCTTGGTAGGGCATGGCATGATAAATGCTGCTATTGCAAAAGAATTGAAAAGACGAGGTTGGACTATTGTACAAAAGAAGGGGCATCTTAATTTGGGAGCGACTATCTTGCAAAAGGTTGTTTCTCTTTAA
- a CDS encoding glutamine synthetase III, with the protein MSTIRFQALTELLSRVPKEVHLPSNKVTDYYGDLVFNTDSMRKYLSKEAFKAVIDANQNGGAIDRKMASGVAAGMKAWAIENGVTHYTHWFQPLTDGTAEKHDGFIDYGDGGHMIENFSGDLLTQQEPDASSFPSGGIRQTFEARGYTAWDVSSPAFIVGTTLCIPTVFISYTGEALDYKTPLLKALAAVDEAAVGVCQYFDKNVTKVHTNLGWEQEYFLIDEALYQARPDLALTGRTLMGHSSSKDQQLDDHYFGSIPERVTNFMMELELECHKLGIPVKTRHNEVAPSQFELAPIYEEANLANDHNQLLMDVMKKVARHHKFRVLFHEKPFAGINGSGKHNNWSLGTDTGVVLLAPGKNPKGNIQFLCFVVNTLMAVYKNQDLLRASILTASNSHRLGANEAPPSIISVFLGDEVSKMLDMIVEEVGERKMTPDEKTALKLGIGRIPEIILDNTDRNRTSPFAFTGNRFEFRAVGSSSNNAAAMTALNAAVAVQLNEFKASVDFLIEEGIKKDEAIFQVMKKLIIESKPIRFNGDGYSGDWVKEAEKRGLTNITSVPESISKYLDLESKKALVGSGVMTEKELEARVEVEMEKFTKKIQIESRVLGDLAINHIVPVAVAYQTKLIQNVQGLRDIFTNSEFDELAGARKELIKQISSHISAIKAKVVEMVDARKECNLIEDIRESAFAYDKKVCHYLEEIRYHIDKLELVVDNEMWPLPKYRELLFNN; encoded by the coding sequence ATGTCCACTATTCGTTTTCAAGCTTTAACAGAGCTTTTGTCAAGAGTTCCTAAAGAAGTGCATTTGCCTTCAAATAAGGTGACCGATTATTATGGAGATCTTGTATTCAATACAGACTCTATGAGAAAGTATTTATCTAAAGAAGCATTTAAGGCTGTGATTGACGCTAATCAGAATGGTGGCGCGATTGACAGAAAAATGGCTTCGGGTGTTGCTGCAGGGATGAAAGCCTGGGCAATTGAGAATGGCGTTACGCACTACACGCATTGGTTTCAGCCATTAACAGATGGAACTGCTGAAAAGCACGATGGTTTTATCGACTACGGTGATGGTGGTCATATGATTGAAAATTTTTCAGGCGATTTGCTTACACAGCAAGAACCAGATGCATCATCTTTCCCTTCAGGAGGAATCCGTCAGACATTTGAAGCCCGAGGTTATACGGCTTGGGATGTTTCTTCGCCAGCCTTTATTGTGGGGACAACTCTTTGTATCCCTACTGTCTTTATTTCCTATACCGGAGAAGCTCTTGATTATAAAACACCACTGTTAAAAGCTCTGGCAGCTGTTGATGAAGCTGCTGTAGGTGTTTGTCAGTATTTCGATAAGAATGTCACTAAGGTACACACCAATTTGGGGTGGGAGCAGGAATATTTCTTAATAGATGAGGCTTTGTATCAGGCTCGTCCGGATTTGGCTTTGACAGGGCGTACGCTTATGGGGCACTCTTCGTCGAAAGATCAGCAATTGGATGATCACTACTTTGGTTCGATTCCTGAGCGTGTGACTAATTTTATGATGGAGCTTGAATTGGAATGTCATAAACTGGGGATTCCAGTTAAGACACGTCATAACGAGGTGGCTCCAAGTCAGTTCGAGTTGGCTCCAATTTATGAGGAAGCGAACTTGGCAAATGATCACAATCAGTTGTTGATGGATGTGATGAAGAAGGTTGCTCGCCATCATAAATTCAGAGTTTTGTTTCATGAAAAACCTTTTGCCGGGATAAATGGTTCAGGGAAACACAATAACTGGTCATTGGGAACCGATACAGGGGTTGTGCTTTTAGCTCCTGGTAAAAATCCTAAAGGGAATATTCAGTTTCTTTGTTTTGTTGTGAATACTTTGATGGCTGTATATAAGAATCAGGATTTGTTGCGTGCATCAATTTTAACAGCCTCTAACAGCCATCGTTTGGGAGCAAATGAGGCACCTCCTTCAATTATTTCAGTATTCTTGGGTGACGAAGTTTCTAAGATGTTGGATATGATTGTTGAGGAAGTTGGAGAAAGAAAGATGACCCCGGATGAGAAGACGGCATTGAAATTGGGTATTGGTCGTATTCCTGAGATTATTTTGGATAACACGGATCGTAACCGTACATCTCCTTTTGCTTTTACAGGAAATCGATTCGAATTCCGTGCTGTAGGTTCTAGTTCGAATAATGCTGCAGCTATGACAGCTTTGAATGCTGCAGTTGCTGTTCAGTTAAATGAATTTAAAGCTTCGGTTGACTTCTTAATTGAAGAGGGAATTAAGAAAGATGAGGCTATTTTTCAGGTGATGAAGAAATTGATTATCGAATCAAAACCAATTCGTTTTAATGGTGATGGTTATTCTGGTGATTGGGTTAAAGAAGCTGAAAAAAGAGGACTAACCAATATTACAAGCGTACCTGAGTCTATATCTAAATATTTGGATCTTGAATCGAAAAAGGCGCTTGTCGGTAGTGGGGTGATGACTGAAAAAGAACTGGAAGCTCGTGTTGAAGTCGAGATGGAGAAGTTTACAAAGAAAATCCAGATTGAATCTCGAGTTCTTGGTGATTTGGCTATTAACCACATCGTTCCGGTTGCCGTGGCTTATCAGACAAAATTGATACAGAATGTTCAAGGTTTAAGAGATATCTTCACCAACAGTGAGTTTGATGAATTGGCTGGGGCCAGAAAAGAGTTGATTAAACAAATATCATCTCATATTTCTGCTATTAAAGCTAAGGTTGTTGAAATGGTGGATGCACGTAAAGAGTGTAACCTTATTGAGGATATAAGGGAATCGGCTTTTGCTTACGACAAGAAAGTTTGTCATTATTTAGAAGAGATCAGATACCATATCGATAAACTGGAGTTGGTGGTTGATAATGAAATGTGGCCATTGCCTAAGTATAGAGAATTATTATTTAATAATTAG
- a CDS encoding O-methyltransferase: MIEVNKELEDYILRHSENEEQILKDLNRETHLKMLRPRMLSGHLQGKFLKMICQLQNPKRILEIGTYTGYSAISMAMGTSSDCEIHTIDCNDELEQFTRNFFNRSGYEDRITFHIGQALDIIPQLDEKFDLVFIDADKRQYVEYYEAIMPRLNQGAFILADDVLWDGKVLEDIDPNDKQTQGILNFNKHIQNDDRVENLILPIRHGLMMIRKK, encoded by the coding sequence ATGATAGAAGTAAATAAAGAACTGGAAGACTATATACTCAGACATTCTGAAAACGAAGAGCAGATACTAAAAGATCTCAATAGAGAAACTCACCTGAAAATGCTTCGTCCAAGAATGCTTTCGGGACACTTACAAGGCAAATTTCTAAAGATGATCTGCCAGCTTCAAAATCCCAAACGTATTCTGGAAATAGGAACCTATACGGGCTACTCTGCCATATCAATGGCGATGGGCACATCTTCCGATTGCGAAATACATACCATTGACTGCAACGATGAGCTTGAACAGTTCACAAGGAATTTTTTCAATCGGTCAGGTTACGAAGATCGAATTACATTTCATATCGGTCAGGCATTAGATATTATCCCTCAGCTTGATGAAAAATTCGATTTGGTTTTTATCGATGCCGACAAGCGTCAGTATGTTGAGTATTACGAAGCCATCATGCCACGTCTAAACCAGGGCGCCTTTATCTTAGCCGATGATGTTCTATGGGATGGCAAGGTTTTGGAAGATATCGACCCCAATGACAAACAAACTCAAGGCATTTTAAATTTCAACAAACATATTCAAAACGACGATCGGGTGGAAAATCTAATACTTCCTATTCGTCACGGTCTGATGATGATCCGAAAAAAATAA